The genomic window TATTACCAACAACGATTGGGTCTTGAACGTTCAAAGTACCTTGTTGAACAAGGAGGGTTGCAACCGCACCTTTTCCTTTATCCAAACGGGCTTCAATAACGGTACCGATGGCGCGAACGGTTGGGTCTGCTTTGAGTTCTTGGATTTCAGCCACAAGAAGAACAGTTTCCAAGAGTTCATCGATATTTTGGTTGAATTTAGCTGAGATCTCTACAAACTCAGAATCTCCACCCCAAGCTGTTGACATAACACCGTGTTCAGCCAATTCACCGATCACACGTTCTGGGTTGGCACCTGGTTTATCAATCTTGTTAATGGCAACGATGATTGGAACATTAGCTGCTTTTGAGTGGTTGATAGCTTCGATAGTTTGAGGCATAACCCCGTCATCTGCCGCTACGACCAAGATGGTAATATCAGTAACAGAGGCACCACGTGCACGCATAGAAGTAAAGGCCGCGTGTCCTGGTGTGTCGAGGAAGGTAATCTTCTTACCATTTTCTTCGATCTGATAGGCACCGATATGCTGAGTGATACCACCTGCTTCTCCTGTAGCAACACGAGAATTACGAAGGGTATCCAAAAGGGTTGTTTTACCATGGTCAACGTGTCCCATGATGGTTACAACCGGTGGACGCTCAATCAACTCATCTTCATTGAGGTATCCATCTTCTACGAAGAAGCGTTCGATATCCGCATTATCCACTTCAACCTTTTGTTTAGCTTCAATTCCGTAATCAACCATAAGGAGTTCAATTGTTTCACCATCCAGAGATTGGTTTTGAGTGGCCATTACGCCCATCATAAATAGTTTCTTAACAATCTCAGCTGGTTCACGTTTGATACGTTTTGCGATTTCCGCAACAGTCATACCATCTGTATATTCAAATTCTGTTGGCAACTCATGGAATTTACGCTCTGTAACAGGTTTTGGAGCCTGGTTACGGTTGTTTTGCTTGTTGCCTTTTTTATTTTTCTTATTGTTATTCCAGTTACTATTTCTTTGATTTCTCACTTGATTCTGACTACTTCGATTCTTTTGTTGTTTTCTAGGACCATCTTCTTCACGATCGTAATCATCACGATCTTTGTCTGGTCGGGCTTGTTTTTTACGACGTGTATCCACTACAGGCTCTTTGACTACAGGAGCTACTTCAACCACTTGCTGAGTTTGTTCAGCTAGCTTAGCAGCTTCTTCAAAGATTTCCTCTGGTTCTTTTCGTTTATTAGCTTGAGCCAAGGCTTCTTTGGCAACTTGAGACTGTTTGAAGCGTTCCTCGCTTGAGCGTGCGTATTCGGCATTTTGCTCTGCCTTCAGGGCTGCTGCACGAGCCTTGAAATCAATACGTGGTCCAGCTTGGTTCGGACGATTGTCCGCTTGTTGGCGGCGATCGTTCCCACGATTTCCTTGACCTTGCTGTTTCTTGGCTTGATCATTAAAACGACGATTGTCGCGGTTCCCTTGACCTGGTTTTCCACCATTACGGTTCTCATTCTTTTGACGGTTCCCGTTTTGTTGTTGGTCGCGGTTGTTGCCCTTGTTTTGCTTGCGTCGCTCTGCTTGCTCTTTTGCACGAGCTTCACGCTCTGCCTTGAAGTTTCGGCTTTGTGGTCTAGCAGCTACTACTTTTTCTTCCTTAGGAGCTACTGGTGTTTCAGATTTCTTTTCTACCTTCGCTTCACTTGCTTTTGGTGCTACAGGTTTTGCTTCTGCTTTAGGGGCAGCAGGCTTAAAGCTAGCAACGATTTTTTCAGCAGCATCAGCTTCAACGCTTGACGAGTGGCTCTTCACCTCCAAGCCCAACTCTTTTGCACGCGCTACAACTTCCTTACTTTCTTTTCCAAGTTCTTTTGCGATTTCGTACAATCTTTTCTTAGACAAATCATGTCCTCCTCTTCTATTCCATAAGAGACCTCATTTTCTTTGTAAATCCAGCATCTGTCACAGCTAAAACCTTTCTTGATTTCCCAACTGCTATGCTTAATTCCAGTGTTGAAAACACGGTTACAACTTCTACTTGATAATAGTGACTTTTATCTTGAATCTTCTTGGTCAGGTTGGGGGCAGCATCATGCGCTAGAAATACCAGCTTGGCTTTCTGTTCCTGAATGGCTTTGACAACCATTTCTTCACCCGAGATAATTTTCCCTGCTCGTTGAGCAAGTCCCAAGAGATTACTTACTTTTTGTTTATTCAAGTCCTAACTCTCTTCTTTTCACTTTGTGATCAACATAAGCAATCAACTCGTCATAAAAACTTTCTTCAACTTCCATGTTAAAGCTACGGTTAAAGACTTTTTTCTTTTTAGCCTCTAGGGCTTCTGCATTGTCTAGCTTGATATAAGCGCCACGGCCATTAGCCTTGCCTGTCGGGTCGATAAAGACCTCTCCTTCTTTGTTCTTGACAATACGGAGTAAATCTCGCTTATCAATTACTTCGTTGGAAACAACAGACTTGCGCAAAGGGATTTTTCTTGTTTTCATCTTCCCCTCCTCTTGCAGCTTTTATTCTTCTGTCAATTCTTCTGTGTCAGCGAAATCAACTTGACCTGCTTCTTCCATAGCTTCAAATTCACTTGCAGACTTGATATCGATACGGTATCCAGTCAAGTGAGCTGCCAAGCGAACGTTTTGTCCACGACGACCGATTGCAAGAGAAAGTTTATTATCTGGTACAACAACCAAGGCACGCTTGCTATCATTTTCATCAAAGATAACTTGGTCAACTTCGGCAGGAGCAATGGCATTGTAGATAAATTCAGCTGGATCTGCTACCCATTCGATAACGTCAATGTTTTCTTCTACTGGTACCATGCGGTCACTCTTAGCATCGTAGCGAGCTGGGTGGAATTTGCTAGTGATTTTCTTAATGTTTGCACCACCACGTCCAACGATTGTTCCGATAGCATCAACGTTAGGATTGTGGCTACGAACCGCAACTTTCGTACGATCACCTGCTTCACGGGCTACGCTCATGATTTCAACAGTTCCGTCGTAAACTTCAGGAATTTCTTGTTCCATCAAACGTTTTATCATTTCTGGATGGCTACGACTTACAAAGACGTTAACTCCACGAGGGTTGTCTTCCACTTTGTAGACATAAACTTCAATACGATCGTGGGAAGCAAAGACTTCTCCAGGAATTTGGTCTTGTTTTGACAATTGAGCTTCGATGCTTCCAAGGTTGACGTAAATGAAGCGGTTGTCAAAACGTTCAACTGTACCTGACATGATTTCTTGTTCATGCTCTTTGTAAGTATTGTAGGTAATGGCACGTGTTTGCTTACGCATTTTCTCCATGATGGTTTGTTTAGCAGATTGGGCTGCTACACGACCAAACTCTCCTGGTGCTTCTTCAAATTTGATTTTATCACCAAGCTCATAGGCTGAATTAATGGCAAGGGCATCTTTCAAGCTAATTTCCAAACGGCTATCAAATACTTCATCAACAACTTCACGGACAGTGTAGACTGTAAAGTCACCTGTTTTTTCGTTGAAGTCGATAGCTACGCTATCTGATTGACCATAGCGTCTACGATAAGCAGAACGAAGTGATTCTACTACTGCGTCGATGATATCTTCTTTCTTGATTCCCTTGTCTTCTTCCAAAATGCGGAAGGCCTCTAGCATTTCTTTACTCATGTTCTTTTTACTTTTGAATTCTCAAAAGCTATCCTTTCTTTCTATAATTTTACTGCTAAACGTGCTTTTGATACCAAGTTATATGGAATTTGGACTGTTTTCTTGCGCGTTTTATCCATATATTCCATAGTCAACTCGTCCTCTTCAAAGGACAACAAGGTTCCTTCAAAAACCTTTTGCTTGTCGATGGCTTGATAGAGCCCGACATGGATGTATTTCCCGACCGCTCCAGCGACTGCTTCCTTGGTTTTCAAAGGACGCTCCAATCCTGGACTGGTAATTTCTAGGAAATATTGTTCTGGGAAGGGATCCGGCTTGATAGTGTCTAGGACAGGACTGATAATTTCAGTCAAGTCTGCTGTATCATTCAAGGTGATTCCTTCAGGCTTGTCTACAAAAATACTAAGAATCATGTCACTACCAATTTTTCCATACTCGATATCTACGAGTTCAAAAGGAGCTTCAATGACAGGTTCTACGACTTCTCTGACTAATTCAACGATCGTTGCGATTGCGTCCACCTCCTCATAAGCAAGAGGCGAAGATATCTCCCCGCCTCTCTTTCTTATATTCTTGCTAATAGTATAGCACTTTTATGTACTAATGTAAAGCATAAGCACCCAAATAGCTTGGATTCAAGCTTTTTCTTAAAATTCTGCCTCAACTCGGTAGATAACTTGCCCCTTACTTGAGAACTTTTGCTCATACTCAGTCATGACATTTCCTTCAAAGTCGCTGGCATGTAAATCAAGCCAAACAGCATTTAGCTTCATACCATATTGTGAAAAGCTCACTAAACTATATTCAAACAAGCCACGATTATCTGTCTTGAAATGAATTTCACCATGTTCAGGCAAGATTCGCTTAAAGGTATCCAAGAAGCTCTTGTAGGTCAAACGACGTTTCTCATGACGTTTTTTAGGCCATGGATCCGAGAAATTCAAATACAAGCGGTCGATTTCGCCATCTTCAAAATAATTGGTCAATTCTGAACCATCAACCCATAGAAGTTTGATATTGGGAACTCCAACTTCTAAGACCTTGTCTAAGGCATAGCTTAATACAGACTTCTGAATATCAATCCCGATATAGTTGATACCAGGATTTTGTTTGGCCATTCCTGTTACGAAAGCTCCTTTGCCACTACCAACCTCTACATGGATTGGATTGTCATTACCAAACAAATCTCGCCACTTACCTTTAGCTTCTGCGGGATTTAAAACAACGTACTGCGGATTAGCCTCTAACAGTTCTGTTGCACCTTTACGATTTCTAACTCTCATTTTTTCTTTCCATACTTATCTCGGAAGCTACGCAAAGCATAAATCTCCCGATTTACATTATCCAAATCTTGATTTTCATAGTATTTGGTAATTAGGCTCAAAAAGGACAGTTGAGCATACCAATATAACTTATTCAAAACTGTTTGATTGTACTTGTAGCCATAATTAGTCAGCCACTCTTGCCATTGAAACTCTGGAATATAGTGACAGAGTAGATAGGCCACATCAAACATACGATCAGTCAAGCGAACAGAATCCCAGTCTACCAAGTAAATCAAGCCGCTCTCTGTCTCAAACCAATTGCTGTGACGAACATCCCCATGAACTATGGTTGCATAATCTTCCCTAAACCCAGGAAGGTTCTCACGCAAGTCACCTAGAACCATACGTAGATACTGGTTATTTTTCAACGCATCAGGAGCCTTATTTACCCATGATTGAAGCAAATCCGAAGGCGTTTCTAATGCATACCCCAAGCGTGTCAACTGGGTCATTAAGGGACGTGAACGGTGTAAACGGGTCAAAATATCGATAATTTGTTTACGGTTCATATCTCCTGGCGTCAAAATGTTCCCTGTCAACCATTCCTGAGCAGACATATCACGACCGTCTGGCAAACGACGGCTCCAGAGTAATTGCGGCGCAATTTGCTCTCTAGCTAAACCAGGCAGGATTGGAGAAGTATTCATTTTTATAAAAACACGTTTTCCATCAGGATAACTCCCCATATAAGCTTTTCCACTCTTCCCAGATATCGGGGTTAGCGTTAGCTCAATATCACCCAAGTCCATTTTTTTCCTCCGAATAAAGTTTCCTTATTATTCTACTAATTTTTATGCTATTCGTCAACCAATCTTCTCAGTTGATATGGCAAATAAAGATATTGCAATACAAGGCCTGCTCCCACAAGGACTAAAACTAGAATTTTGTCCTTGAAAACAAGCAATCCTAAAAGACTTTCCAAGGCTAAGGCAAAGATCCCAATCGCTCTCAAGATTTCCTTCAAGCCTTTCTCTTTTTGCCCCTTACCTACTGGGAATAATTGCGTTAAATATTGATAGTCAAAGGCATGATAGAGGGCTAGAAGCTGGAATAACAAAAGATAATTGAATAAAATTACAATTGCTACCGCAATCCAAGATTGCTCAATGAAGATGAGAGCGGTCAAAGATAGGATTATGAGTCGCAGACTAAGGGCGAATAAATCTCCATTTCTAAGATAGGAGCGGAGATAAAGATTCTGCCAGATTTTCCCTGGTACTTTCTGAACGCCCTTGAGGATAAAGTCCAGGTAAGCTCGACGTTTAACACTGTTTGAAATTCCCTTAACCTGGGTAAAGAGGGCAAAAAACCGAAGCAAGAACTGCTTGCGTTTGCTTTCCTGGGCAATGGCAAAATCCCAGTCAAGTCCATTTCCAAGGAAAAAGTTGCTAGACTTTTGGCGAAAAATCACATATTTTACTATCCCCAAGACAAGGAGATAGACTCCAAAAAACGGCAAACCAAGACCCATGGCTAAGAATAAAGGCGCAAACAGGAGCAAAAAGAGAGTCTGTACACTGACCCAAAAGATGAAAGAAATCAGACTCTGCTTCTGGATGTGTTCTCTCACTTCTTCTTCAGCAACTAAAAGAAATAGTTTGTCAGGCACTTCTAGATAGGTCGCAATACCACCCCAAAGCAAAAGTAAAATAGATATCATCCCAATCAAAATTAGGATTGGGAAATGATTCTCAGGAAAGTGTTGGAGCAACTGGTTGTACTGGTAGGCCAAAAATCCTAACAACACCAACAAAAATAAGACAAAATGGTCATTGAGCACATAACGGAGATAGCCCAAGCATTCCTTGCGAAATTCCTGCTTTCGTTTTAAAAACAAGTCCTTCATAACTCCTCCTCTTTGGTCAGAGCCAAATAGATATCATTGAGGCTTGCTTCTGGCATATCAAAGGCTTCTCGGAGCTGTTGGAGATTTCCTTTGGCTCTTACTTGACCTTTGTGAAGAATGACAAAAGAGTCACACATCTTTTCAGCAGAATCAAGAACGTGGGTACTCATAAGGATAGACTTTCCTTTTTTCTTTTCCGCTTCTAAAAGTTGAATCAAATCTGAAATCGCCAAAGGATCAAGACCAAGGAAAGGTTCGTCTACGATAAAGAGACTAGGATCCACGACAAAGGCACAGATAATCATAACCTTTTGCTTCATCCCTTTGGAAAAATGAACTGGAAACCAATCCAATTTTTGATCCAAACGGAACACTTTTAAAAGCGGCTCTACACGTTCAAAAGCTAGATTTTGCTCGATACCATAGGCCATAGCAACTGTCTCAATATGCTCTTTGAGAGTCAATTCTTCATACAAGCTAGGAGTTTCAGGAATATAACCAATCTGCTGACGATATTCACGAGGATTAGCACCTAAGGTTAGCCCGTCGATGAATATTTCTCCACTATAAGGTGTCAAAAGTCCAATAATCTCATTGATGGTCGTCGATTTCCCAGCACCATTGAGACCGATCAAACCGACCAACTGCCCACTTTCAACTGTAAAAGACACATCTTTCAAGACAGGGACATGAACGTAGCCACCTGTCAGATTTTTAATTTCTAACATATTTTCTCCAAATCTGGTATAATGTAGCTATATTATATCAAAATTCAATACAGTAGAGGTAGATTTTATGTCAGATTGTATTTTTTGTAAGATTATCGCAGGAGAAATCCCTGCAGCCAAGGTTTATGAGGATGAGCAAGTCCTTGCCTTTCTTGATATTTCTCAAGTAACACCTGGTCATACCTTGGTCGTACCTAAAGAACACTATCGCAACCTTTTAGAAATGGATTCGACGAGCTCTAGCCAACTCTTTGCAAAGATTCCAGTCATTTCTCAAAAGGTTATGAAAGCTACCCAAGCTGAAGGCATGAATATCATCGCCAACTGCGAAAAGGTAGCTGGACAAACCGTTTTCCATACCCATGTCCATCTAGTTCCTCGTTATGGTGCCGAGGATGACCTAAAAATTGACTTTGTTGCCCATGAACCTGACTTTGACAAACTTGCCCAAGTCGCTGAAACGATCAAAAACGCTTAAGGAGTTCCTATGAAACTATCAAATTTACTACTTTTTGCTGGATCAGCAGTCGGATCTTACCTCCTCGTTAAAAATCGTGAAGTTATCACTGAAGATGTTTTAGATACTACTGATCGAGTTGAAGCAATCAAAGGTGATTTAGATGTTATCCAAAATAGCTTACAAATTATCAATCAACAAAAAGAAGTCATCAAGGAATACCAAGAAGACCTAACCTATAAATTTAAAGTCTTAGAAAAAGACCTCCAAGCAAGACTTGCTGTGATAAAAGAACTACGAGAAACTGAAGAAAACTAAAGAAAGGAAAGCATCCAACTTTCCTCATATCCCCTTAAATCCATCTTGGATTACCAGCTCCTAATAGAAAAGGGAGGGACTAAACATGAAACAGTTTTTAAAAGTCATCTTGATTATTTCTGGTTGCTTCTGTCTTTTTGTAACCCTAGCTTTTCTACTTGTGGCCAATCTTTTCAAGGCCTCATCAAGTGACATTCGAGAAGGAAATGAAACCTTAAAACAAATCTTTATCTCCCTTGACCTGCCTCCTGAGAAAGTTGAATCAAACGGACACTATCAATACGAGGGGGGAGGCTTGGATTTTTATGTGACTTTTTCAGATGAGGTTATCAATAGCCACCCTGTCCTGAAAGAAAGTCCAAACCTCACTAAAAACCGACTCAAAGTCTATGTCCTACAGGCAGGTGATATTTCCTATAGAAAAGTAGAAGATAATTTGTTTAATCATGGTTTATTCCAGTTTTTAGAGGAGGAAGGCGAGAAATATTTCCGAGAAAACGGAAAGAAATCACATTCTTCTTACACAATTCTAACTTTGAAGGATTCGGAAAGCATGAAAAAGGGAATCGCATTCTATGAAAAAGCTTTGACCTTGGTGGATATCCAGGATAATTCGGCGATTAAGCACATTGATACCGTAACTGTGAAACCCGGCAAAGAATCAGAACTCAAGCAACTCATCCAGGAAATGGATAAAGCCGGCTTGCTCATTCAAAAGTATAAATAGTAGACTAACTGGAAAATGATTTTCTGAAGCTAAATTTTTCAAGATAACACAAAAAGAGCCAATCGGCTCTTTTGTTTTATTCACCTTCGAAGGCATCCTTAATATGGTCAAAGAAGCCTTTTTTCTTTGGATTAACTTTCAAATCACCTGCAGCTGCGAATTCTTTCAAGGCTGCTTTTTGACGTTCGTTCAAGCCTGTTGGAGTCACGACATTAACAGTGACATATTGGTCACCAACAGCACCACCACGTAGGCTCGGAGCTCCCTTACCACGTAGGCGGAATCGTTTACCGGTTTGAGTTCCCTCTGGAATCACTAATTCAACATCACCGTGAACAGTTGGGATATCTACAGTATCACCAAGAGTTGCTTGGACGATATTGAGGTTTAACTTGTAGAAAATAGTTGTTCCTTCACGTTCAAATTTGTCGCTCGGCTCAACATTAACAACAACATACAAGTCACCGTATGGTCCGCCGTTAAATCCAGCCTCCCCTTGACCAGCTAGACGAATTTGTTGACCAGTTTCGACACCTGCTGGAATTTTTACATGGACACTGTGGGCTTGTTTTTCATGACCTGTTCCATGACAAGTTGTACATGGATCTTTGATTTCTTTTCCACGACCATGACAGACATCACAGGTTACTTGGCGACGCATCATACCAAGCGGTGTTTGAGTATCGACGTTGATAACACCAGAACCGTGACAGCGTCCACAAGTAACTGGACTTGTTCCAGGCTTAGCACCAGATCCGTTACAAGTACGACAGCTAGCTTCACGATTGTATTTGACTTCTTTTTCAGTACCAAAGATGGCTTCTTCAAAAGTCAAATTGACGCGATATTGGAGGTCATCCCCTTGACGAGGTGCGTTTGGATTGCGAGAAGAACCGCCTCCGCCGAAAAAACTTGAGAAGATATCTTCAAAGCCACCAAAGCCTCCTGCACCATCGAAGCCACCGAAACCGCCTGCACCACCAAAGCCACCATTGGCACCAGCAGCACCATATTGGTCGTAAGCAGCACGTTTTTGTTCGTCACTTAAGGTCTCATAAGCTTCTTGAACTTCCTTGTACTTGTCCTCAGCACCAGGCTCCTTGTTGATATCTGGGTGATATTTTTTAGATAATTTCCGATAGGCTTTCTTGATTTCATCCTGAGATGCATTCTTTGAAACGCCCAAACGGTCATAAAATTCAGTATTGTTCATACAAGATACTAAGAGCGAACAGAAAGCGACTGAAATTTAGGAAACCGACAAGAAATCCTGATTTCTTAGGTGGTTTATCTAATTTCCAAGCTTTCCGCTCGAGTTCAATTCCCCGAACGCTCTTTGTTCCTTTCTATTGATGTTGTAAATCAAACCACGATGTAGGTCGGGTTCAATTCCTTTCTTTCATATTGAGTAAGAAACTTTAGAGCTCGGCTTCAATTCCCCGAACACTCTTTGTTCCTTTCTATTGATGTTGTGAATCAAACCACGATTTAGGTCGGGTTCAGTTCCTTTCTTTCATATTGAGTAAGAAACTTTAGAGCACGGGTTCAATTCCCCGAACACTCTTTGTTCCTTTCTATAATTTTTATGTAAATCTTCAGAGGCTGTTTTCTATACTTCGCTTCACTTGATCAAACTCTTGGTCTGATAGAGTAAATATCAAATCCTCTTCTGAGTAGTCGTTTCGTTCTTTAAAATAGTTGTCCGTATTAGCTGCCAAGCCTAAACTTAGAATCACTTTTCTTGCAAACTCTTGATGGGCAAAACCGATAGCCGTAATGATCTGTTTATCTTGCACAAGAACTTTCGGTTGGAAATTTTCACGTGGAAGAAATTCAAAATAGTCAAAGAAGTTTTGCCAAATTCCACCTGTAAATTTCGTGTCCTTCAACAGACCTGCTTTCGCTAATAAAAGAGGCGCTGAAGAAATGGCTGCAATGAGGATATCTTGCTCACCAAGATCCCTCAAGAACGAAATCAATTTCTCATCCTGTAGGGCAGGGCCTATATTGACCATTCCTGGCAAAATCACGCAAGAATACTCTTCTATACAGATTTGATCTAGTGTTTTAGTTGGTTGACAGGGCAAGCCATCCTCAGAGACCACCATCGAATGATCTGAAGCGGCATAATCAATCATGACGTCAAAAGACAGAGCTAAAGTACTTGTTAAAGCGGTTATCTCATAGAGAGAAAAATTAGGATAAATGATACAAAGTACTTTTTTCATACGCAACATCCTCTATTTTACCGAAAAACAGAGGCTGGGTTGCAACCTCTGGATTTCTTCTTATACTTACTAGTTTAAAAACTAGTAATGCTGAATTGAGTTTCGGATTAAAGGAATCCTAAAATCTCGGAACCTTTCTTTATTTCAGGAGGTTCCGCTAAAACAATCCACTGGATTGTTTTACTTTTCCGTAAACTCTCCGTCTACGACGTCATCGCCTGCGTTTCCTGTTGCTTGTGCACCTTCTGCTCCTGCTTGAGCTTGTTGCGCTGCTGCGGCTTGTTCGTAGAGTTTAACAGCAAGTCCTTGAGCTTTTTCGTTCAATGCTTCAAGTTTTGCTTTCATTTCGTCCAAGTTGTTGTCTTCTTGAGCTTTCTTAAGATCATCAAGGGCAGCTTGTGCAGCATCACGTTCTGCATCAAAGCCTTTACCTTCAGTTTCTTTGATTGTCTTTTCAGTCGCAAAGATAGCTTGGTCTACTTCGTTACGAAGGTCAACTTCTTCTTTACGTTTCTTATCTGCTTCAGCGTTTGCTTCTGCATCTTTCATCATGCGGTCAATTTCTTCGTCCGTCAAACCTGAGTTAGATTGGATAACGATTGTTTGTTCTTTTTGAGTTCCAAGATCTTTGGCTTTAACAGATACGATACCGTTCTTATCGATGTCAAATGTTACTTCGATTTGTGGAATACCACGAGGTGCAGCTGGGATATCTGTCAATTGGAAACGTCCAAGAGTCTTGTTATCTGCTGCCATTGGGCGTTCCCCTTGAAGAACGTGGATATCAACGGCTGGTTGGTTGTCTGCTGCAGTTGAGAAGACTTGTGATTTAGATGTTGGAATTGTTGTGTTGCGGTCGATGAGTTTTGTGAAGACTCCACCCATTGTTTCGATACCAAGTGACAATGGCGTTACGTCAAGAAGGACAACGTCTTTCACATCACCAGTGATCACACCACCTTGGATGGCAGCACCCATTGCAACTACTTCGTCAGGATTCACTGATTTGTTTGGTTCTTTACCAGTTTCAGCTTTAACAGCTTCAACAACGGCAGGGATACGAGTTGAACCACCGACAAGGATGACTTCGTCAATATCTGACAAGCTCAAACCTGCATCTGAAAGGGCTTGACGAACTGGAACTTTTGTACGTTCTACAAGGTCACGAGTCAAATCGTCGAATTTAGCACGAGTCAAAGTCATTTCCAAGTGAAGAGGTCCAGCCTCACCAGCAGTAATAAATGG from Streptococcus sp. oral taxon 061 includes these protein-coding regions:
- the dnaJ gene encoding molecular chaperone DnaJ, with the translated sequence MNNTEFYDRLGVSKNASQDEIKKAYRKLSKKYHPDINKEPGAEDKYKEVQEAYETLSDEQKRAAYDQYGAAGANGGFGGAGGFGGFDGAGGFGGFEDIFSSFFGGGGSSRNPNAPRQGDDLQYRVNLTFEEAIFGTEKEVKYNREASCRTCNGSGAKPGTSPVTCGRCHGSGVINVDTQTPLGMMRRQVTCDVCHGRGKEIKDPCTTCHGTGHEKQAHSVHVKIPAGVETGQQIRLAGQGEAGFNGGPYGDLYVVVNVEPSDKFEREGTTIFYKLNLNIVQATLGDTVDIPTVHGDVELVIPEGTQTGKRFRLRGKGAPSLRGGAVGDQYVTVNVVTPTGLNERQKAALKEFAAAGDLKVNPKKKGFFDHIKDAFEGE
- a CDS encoding DJ-1/PfpI family protein — its product is MKKVLCIIYPNFSLYEITALTSTLALSFDVMIDYAASDHSMVVSEDGLPCQPTKTLDQICIEEYSCVILPGMVNIGPALQDEKLISFLRDLGEQDILIAAISSAPLLLAKAGLLKDTKFTGGIWQNFFDYFEFLPRENFQPKVLVQDKQIITAIGFAHQEFARKVILSLGLAANTDNYFKERNDYSEEDLIFTLSDQEFDQVKRSIENSL
- the dnaK gene encoding molecular chaperone DnaK → MSKIIGIDLGTTNSAVAVLEGTESKIIANPEGNRTTPSVVSFKNGEIIVGDAAKRQAVTNPDTVISIKSKMGTSEKVSANGKEYTPQEISAMILQYLKGYAEEYLGEKVTKAVITVPAYFNDAQRQATKDAGKIAGLEVERIVNEPTAAALAYGLDKTDKEEKILVFDLGGGTFDVSILELGDGVFDVLATAGDNKLGGDDFDQKIIDYLVAEFKKENGIDLSNDKMALQRLKDAAEKAKKDLSGVTSTQISLPFITAGEAGPLHLEMTLTRAKFDDLTRDLVERTKVPVRQALSDAGLSLSDIDEVILVGGSTRIPAVVEAVKAETGKEPNKSVNPDEVVAMGAAIQGGVITGDVKDVVLLDVTPLSLGIETMGGVFTKLIDRNTTIPTSKSQVFSTAADNQPAVDIHVLQGERPMAADNKTLGRFQLTDIPAAPRGIPQIEVTFDIDKNGIVSVKAKDLGTQKEQTIVIQSNSGLTDEEIDRMMKDAEANAEADKKRKEEVDLRNEVDQAIFATEKTIKETEGKGFDAERDAAQAALDDLKKAQEDNNLDEMKAKLEALNEKAQGLAVKLYEQAAAAQQAQAGAEGAQATGNAGDDVVDGEFTEK